In the genome of Acaryochloris sp. CCMEE 5410, the window CACTACAAAGCTTTAAAGCTAGCGATAGAAATTGACGCGGCATCCCACAAAGGGGAAGTTGCATAAATAAGAGACCGAGCGATTAAAGTCTTGAGGGATCCACTTTTTAGGGTTTTCTGAGAGACTGGCACAAACTCAGCCACCGCTGATTTTTGAAGAGATTAAGATGTGGATTTAGCAAAAATCATCCAAATGAGTCTTGTTCTGTAGGATATTGGAGAGACCCACCCTGCTCTTCGAGCATTCCTCCCAGGAAGGGATGGGACGTCCTATGTGACTCAGGAGTGTATCTATGCCTCACTTAGTCAAAGCCTCCACGATTCAAGAGTCCCCCGAACAACATTTTCAACATCCTTTAAACTCTAATGCGGTACGACACACTAAATCGATTGGGGACTGGGTGGGACTTGAACGGCTGGGAGTTCATCTGGTTAGAGTAGAGCCGGGTCGGGACACCACGCAGTTTCACTACCATCATCAAGAAGAAGAATTTGTTTATGTCCTTTCGGGAAAAGGGATTGCCGAGATTGGCAATGCTTCATATGAAGTTGGTCCAGGCGACTTTATGGGATTTACAGCACCTTCCCAGCCCCATAGCTTGTCTAATCCTTTTGACCAAGACTTGGTCTATTTGATGGGGGGAGAACGACGCTCTGTCGATATCTGTGACTATCCCAAATTGCAGCAGCGGTTAATTCGTAGCGGTGAAGACCGTCAACTCTACAACTGTGATGATCTGCAGCAATTTAGGATCTAAATGCAGGCGTTGAATGGGGCCATTCTCTGTATCGCCTGGATAGTCGGCTTACTCTCTACGGCTCATCCTTATGGCTGGGTAGGGTTGATGGGCTTAGGGCTGGGGCTAATGGGAATACGAGTGCTTAGCTTACGAACACCCTGGCCGCTTCTTTATCCCTGGCGACGAGGCCCAAGGGTTGCCTTTTGGCTATTGGCTTTAGCCATCGCATTATTTGCGAGCCTATATTTCTTCGTCCGCACCCCAACTCCAGGCTCAAGAGATATCAGTCGAATCGTCTCTGAAGTCTCGCGATCGCCCGTGACGGTTACAGGCAAAGTCAAAACCATGCCTCGCCTGACACGGAGTCAAACCGTTCAGTTTCAGCTTCAGGCGTTAAAACTACAAGCAAAGCCAATTCAAAAAACGGTTCGTGGCTTACTCTATGTATCCTTGCCTCCAAAGCAGGGGCAAGAACTGCATCCAGGACAGCGATTGGAAATTTCTGGCTATCTATACAAGCCTCGTCGCTCCACTACACCCCAAGGCTTTGATTTTGAAGATTACCTCACTCGTTCCGGTATTTTCGCAGGTTTGCGAGGTAAAACTGCTACAGTCAAGCAGTCTAGAGGAACTTGGGGCGGATGGGCAGTTCGGCAGCGCATTGTGCGATCGCACGCCCGATTCCTGGGACCCGAAAAAGGTGCGTTAGTCAGCGCCATGGTCTTGGGCCATCGTCGGGTTGATTTACCGTTCGATCTCCGCAATCGCTTTGTCAAAGTCGGTTTGGCTCATGCCCTAGCCGCGTCAGGATTCCATGTTTCTATCATTCTTGCAGGACTGTTAAAGATCACGGGTCGTCTATCGTCTCGAACTCAACTGTTCACCGGGCTGATCGGCTTAATCCTGTTTATCTTCTTGAGTGGATTTGAGCCCTCGGTTTCCCGTGCAGTCTTAATGGGGATGGCAGGTCTGGCTGCCGTTGCGGCCAACCAGAAGTTAAATCCAGTGGGCGTATTGCTGGTCGTGGCTGTGGGGCTGCTCGTTATCCAACCCCAATGGATCTGGGATTTGGGGTTCCAACTCAGCTTCCTCGCCACTTTGGGACTGATTGTGACGGTGCCACCCTTAACTCACAAACTGGATTGGTTACCGCCTGCGTTCGCATCCCTATTCGCGGTGCCTATCGCCGCTATGTTGTGGACCTTGCCCTTACAGCTCTATCAGTTTGGAATCGCCCCGATTTATTGTTTGCTGGCCAATATTTGCACAACGCCGCTGCTGATTCTGCTGACGGCAGGTGGATTTTGCAGCGGTATCGTAGCGGTGGTGTGGCCTTTGGCAGGGGGGCTATTGGCTTGGCTGCTGGCAATACCGACTCAAGGACTGATTTGGCTGGTCACTCAGATCAGCCAGTTACCGGGAGCCTCCTTAACCTTGGGCATGATCTCCATTGGGCAGTTGGTAGTGCTCTATGGGCTGCTGGTGTCGGCTTGGCTCTTACCCATTTGGCAGCAGCGCCTACCGCTATTGATAACC includes:
- a CDS encoding ComEC/Rec2 family competence protein codes for the protein MQALNGAILCIAWIVGLLSTAHPYGWVGLMGLGLGLMGIRVLSLRTPWPLLYPWRRGPRVAFWLLALAIALFASLYFFVRTPTPGSRDISRIVSEVSRSPVTVTGKVKTMPRLTRSQTVQFQLQALKLQAKPIQKTVRGLLYVSLPPKQGQELHPGQRLEISGYLYKPRRSTTPQGFDFEDYLTRSGIFAGLRGKTATVKQSRGTWGGWAVRQRIVRSHARFLGPEKGALVSAMVLGHRRVDLPFDLRNRFVKVGLAHALAASGFHVSIILAGLLKITGRLSSRTQLFTGLIGLILFIFLSGFEPSVSRAVLMGMAGLAAVAANQKLNPVGVLLVVAVGLLVIQPQWIWDLGFQLSFLATLGLIVTVPPLTHKLDWLPPAFASLFAVPIAAMLWTLPLQLYQFGIAPIYCLLANICTTPLLILLTAGGFCSGIVAVVWPLAGGLLAWLLAIPTQGLIWLVTQISQLPGASLTLGMISIGQLVVLYGLLVSAWLLPIWQQRLPLLITLALGIIILPIWHHQVHRFQITIFDRATPPMMVIQQPRSTLVLNSGDRNTASQTLVPFLQRQGIDQVDLALATDLRSRWRDGWPALLQQVSLKKLIPISVTNNTALQEQLLGSQVQPEKLRFLQVGEQLVQDQTQISVLRHQPTLLQFTINQQTG
- a CDS encoding cupin domain-containing protein, producing the protein MPHLVKASTIQESPEQHFQHPLNSNAVRHTKSIGDWVGLERLGVHLVRVEPGRDTTQFHYHHQEEEFVYVLSGKGIAEIGNASYEVGPGDFMGFTAPSQPHSLSNPFDQDLVYLMGGERRSVDICDYPKLQQRLIRSGEDRQLYNCDDLQQFRI